A stretch of the Arvicola amphibius chromosome 8, mArvAmp1.2, whole genome shotgun sequence genome encodes the following:
- the LOC119821816 gene encoding vomeronasal type-1 receptor 4-like, whose protein sequence is MIISNSVLGVFLISQLCVGVIGNTSLFILYIYTFLFKPHFKKLIDLLFMHLTIANMVTIVFILIPDIVSTFGVPNFLDAVGCKVVLCIYRISRGLSISTTCILSTFQAVTVTPSNSQWAWLKHKLSTWTFSSLLCSWLINLAIYGYMVEMVIDKNNSTQGGSVYLHAYCQSEDFGNEKSGPFISIIFMYDLLYVAIMMWTSLYMVILLYRHRKRAQYLRSPSLSSQQSPELRATHSILLLVSCFVILYWLNNFITLYGFYSQTKIPRLEGINAFWAACYPTICPFLIMKNNKLILHFTSSFSALRMTCFQRALHS, encoded by the coding sequence ATGATTATAAGTAATTCCGTCTTGGGGGTCTTTCTCATATCGCAGTTGTGTGTTGGCGTCATAGGGAACACATCACTgttcattttatacatttacacTTTCCTCTTTAAGCCTCATTTTAAGAAGTTGATAGATCTGCTTTTCATGCACCTGACAATAGCTAATATGGTGACTATCGTGTTCATTTTGATACCGGATATCGTATCAACCTTTGGAGTACCCAATTTTCTGGATGCTGTCGGTTGTAAGgttgttttatgtatatacagAATTTCCCGCGGTCTGTCCATCAGTACCACCTGTATTCTAAGCACATTTCAAGCTGTCACCGTGACTCCCAGTAATTCTCAGTGGGCTTGGCTTAAGCACAAACTATCAACATGGACGTTTTCTTCCTTACTCTGCTCCTGGCTCATTAACCTGGCCATCTATGGATATATGGTTGAAATGGTAATAGACAAAAACAATTCTACTCAAGGTGGAAGTGTATATTTACATGCTTACTGTCAAAGCGAAGATTTTGGGAATGAAAAATCAGGACCATTTATAAGCATCATATTCATGTATGATCTCTTATATGTGGCCATCATGATGTGGACCAGCCTGTACATGGTAATTCTCCTCTACAGACACCGCAAGAGAGCCCAGTATCTCCGCAGTCCAAGCCTCTCCAGCCAGCAATCTCCCGAGCTCAGAGCCACTCACAGCATCTTGCTGCTGGTTAGCTGTTTTGTGATCTTGTATTGGTTGAACAATTTCATCACCCTTTATGGGTTTTATtcacaaacaaaaattccaagaTTGGAGGGAATTAATGCATTTTGGGCAGCATGCTATCCAACCATCTGCCCTTTTTTAATAATGAAGAATAATAAACTTATTTTGCacttcacttcttccttttcGGCACTGAGAATGACCTGTTTTCAACGTGCACTCCATAGCTGA